The Clostridium chauvoei genome has a window encoding:
- a CDS encoding MBL fold metallo-hydrolase — protein MLNKVTDRVYYMDYVEQGDRAVIGLVIGNDCSLVIDGGNSKEHAEEFLREVSKLDIPKIKYLMLTHWHWDHVFGIKTMNAINIVQRESYEKIEWLKTLKWTNEAIDERVNKGEEIDFCREHIKIEMPNSNRKIEIPSVDIIFNEEIEIDLGGLKVKAIHIPCDHSSDSTIVWIEEEKVTFLGDALYLDMYHGEWSYSREKFYPLLEKLKKQQSEHYIPAHHPKYDNKSFNEFVDYQIAMGDIVKELTSLERAKDIFEDKYKRKVSKQELEDLKVFINGNRKNLIIDNSTK, from the coding sequence ATGCTAAATAAAGTTACAGATAGAGTTTATTATATGGATTATGTAGAGCAAGGTGATAGAGCTGTAATTGGATTAGTTATAGGTAATGATTGCAGCTTAGTTATAGATGGAGGAAATTCAAAAGAGCACGCAGAAGAATTTCTAAGAGAAGTCTCTAAGTTAGATATTCCTAAGATAAAGTATTTAATGCTTACTCATTGGCATTGGGATCATGTATTTGGAATAAAAACAATGAATGCAATTAATATAGTTCAAAGGGAGAGTTATGAAAAAATAGAATGGTTAAAAACTCTAAAATGGACTAATGAAGCTATAGATGAAAGAGTTAATAAAGGTGAAGAAATAGATTTTTGTAGAGAACATATAAAAATTGAAATGCCAAATAGTAATAGAAAAATAGAAATACCTTCAGTAGATATAATATTTAATGAAGAGATAGAAATTGATTTAGGTGGTTTAAAAGTAAAAGCAATACATATACCTTGTGATCATTCTAGTGATTCTACAATAGTTTGGATAGAAGAAGAAAAGGTTACCTTCTTAGGGGATGCTTTATATTTAGATATGTATCATGGAGAATGGAGTTATTCAAGAGAAAAGTTTTATCCTTTATTAGAAAAATTAAAGAAGCAACAATCAGAACATTATATACCAGCACATCATCCTAAGTATGATAATAAAAGTTTTAATGAATTTGTAGACTATCAAATTGCTATGGGAGATATAGTAAAAGAATTAACTTCTTTAGAAAGGGCTAAAGATATATTTGAAGATAAGTATAAAAGAAAGGTATCAAAGCAAGAATTAGAAGATTTAAAAGTATTTATAAATGGAAATAGGAAAAACCTTATTATTGACAATTCGACAAAATAA
- a CDS encoding ABC transporter ATP-binding protein, with translation MKKPIIEFKDFSVHYIVQEEKTLKNINLTIYEGEKVLIVGPSGSGKSTIAHCINGLIPFSYETDISGSLKIDGKETKNMSVFELSKKVGTVLQDPDSQFIGLTVGEDIAFKLENDCVPKEEMRNMVEKVAEVVDISSHINVAPHRLSGGQKQRVTLAGTIVDDVDILLFDEPLASLDPKAGKTSIDLIDKIQKTSNKTILIVEHRLEDVLYKNVDRIIVMNEGEVIADTTPDELLASNLLKDCGIREPLYITALKYAGCKITKDVKASNINTINLDNYKDKLKNWYEDEAEVLEEKEENPILEFKNVSFGYSKESKILKDMSFSINKGDMISIVGKNGAGKSTISKLICGFYKENSGDILFNGKSLKGYTIKERAEHIGMVMQNPNQMISKTMIFDEVALGLKVRGVSEKEIEERVFETLKICGLYEYRNWPISALSYGQKKRVTIASILVLNPEIIILDEPTAGQDFRRYNEIMEFLLKLNKRGITIIMITHDMHLMLEYTDRAIVIASGCKLAEDTSVNILTNKNLIEVASLKETSLYELAIKIGINNPRSFVNKFINYDRRGRS, from the coding sequence ATGAAAAAGCCAATTATAGAGTTTAAAGATTTTTCTGTTCATTATATAGTACAAGAAGAAAAAACTTTAAAAAATATAAATTTAACTATATATGAGGGTGAGAAGGTTCTTATAGTTGGGCCTTCAGGCTCAGGAAAAAGTACCATAGCTCATTGTATAAATGGACTTATACCATTTTCTTATGAGACGGATATTTCTGGAAGTTTAAAAATAGATGGTAAAGAAACAAAGAATATGAGTGTATTTGAACTTTCTAAAAAAGTAGGTACTGTACTTCAAGATCCAGATAGTCAATTTATTGGATTAACAGTTGGAGAAGATATTGCTTTTAAGTTAGAAAATGATTGTGTACCTAAAGAAGAAATGAGAAATATGGTGGAGAAGGTAGCAGAAGTAGTAGATATTAGTAGTCACATTAATGTAGCTCCACATAGACTTTCAGGAGGTCAAAAGCAACGTGTTACTTTAGCAGGAACTATAGTTGATGATGTAGATATATTACTTTTTGATGAACCATTAGCAAGTTTAGATCCTAAAGCTGGGAAAACATCTATAGACCTTATAGATAAAATACAAAAAACAAGTAATAAAACTATTTTAATAGTTGAGCATAGATTAGAAGATGTTTTATATAAAAATGTTGATAGAATTATAGTTATGAATGAAGGGGAGGTAATAGCAGATACAACTCCAGATGAATTATTAGCATCAAATTTATTAAAGGATTGTGGAATTAGAGAACCGTTATATATAACAGCTCTTAAATATGCAGGTTGTAAAATAACAAAGGATGTTAAAGCATCTAATATAAATACAATTAATCTTGATAATTACAAAGATAAGCTAAAAAATTGGTACGAAGATGAAGCAGAAGTTTTAGAAGAAAAAGAAGAAAATCCTATATTAGAATTTAAAAATGTATCTTTTGGATATAGCAAGGAATCAAAAATATTAAAGGATATGAGCTTTAGTATAAACAAAGGTGACATGATTAGCATAGTAGGGAAAAATGGAGCTGGAAAGTCAACTATATCAAAGCTTATATGTGGATTCTATAAAGAAAATTCAGGAGATATATTATTTAATGGTAAAAGCCTAAAGGGATATACTATTAAAGAAAGAGCTGAACATATAGGGATGGTAATGCAAAATCCAAATCAAATGATTTCAAAAACTATGATTTTTGATGAAGTTGCATTAGGGTTAAAAGTAAGAGGGGTTTCAGAAAAGGAAATTGAAGAGAGAGTTTTTGAAACACTAAAGATATGTGGTTTATATGAATATAGAAATTGGCCTATATCAGCTTTAAGCTATGGTCAAAAGAAGAGAGTTACGATAGCATCAATATTAGTTTTAAATCCAGAAATAATTATATTAGATGAGCCTACAGCAGGTCAGGATTTTAGAAGATATAATGAAATAATGGAATTTTTATTAAAACTAAATAAAAGAGGTATAACTATAATAATGATTACTCATGATATGCATTTAATGCTTGAATATACAGATAGAGCAATAGTTATAGCTAGTGGGTGTAAATTAGCAGAAGATACTTCAGTAAATATTTTAACAAATAAAAATTTAATTGAAGTGGCAAGCTTAAAGGAAACATCTTTATATGAATTGGCTATTAAGATA
- a CDS encoding ECF-type riboflavin transporter substrate-binding protein, translated as MRYKKLSIKTIVAIGIGSAVFMILGRFGSIPTGIPNTNIETAYAFLALMALLYGPLAGMLIGFIGHALKDIVFYGSPWLSWVLASAVVGLIIGIAWEKIRINEGVFEKKQIIIFNIVQIIANGIAWFLVAPTLDIFIYAEPFNKVYLQGAIGGVSNMITVGVLGTILIANYSKTRIKRGSLRKEF; from the coding sequence ATGAGATATAAGAAATTATCAATTAAAACAATTGTTGCAATAGGAATAGGGTCAGCTGTTTTTATGATATTAGGAAGATTTGGTTCTATACCAACAGGAATTCCTAATACAAATATAGAAACTGCATATGCATTTTTAGCATTAATGGCGTTACTATATGGACCATTAGCTGGAATGTTAATTGGATTTATAGGACATGCTTTAAAAGATATAGTATTTTATGGATCACCTTGGTTAAGCTGGGTATTAGCATCAGCAGTAGTTGGTTTAATTATAGGTATTGCATGGGAAAAAATTAGAATTAATGAAGGTGTATTTGAGAAGAAGCAAATAATAATATTTAATATCGTTCAAATTATAGCAAATGGAATTGCATGGTTTTTAGTGGCACCAACTTTAGATATATTTATATATGCAGAACCTTTTAATAAGGTTTATCTTCAAGGTGCTATTGGAGGAGTATCTAATATGATTACCGTTGGAGTACTTGGGACAATATTAATAGCCAATTATTCTAAAACAAGAATTAAAAGAGGAAGTTTAAGAAAAGAATTTTAA